Proteins co-encoded in one Leptospira stimsonii genomic window:
- the nuoK gene encoding NADH-quinone oxidoreductase subunit NuoK, translating to MNLWISGIPVEYFLTLAMIIFTIGVAGVMVRRSAVLIFMSVELILNSVNLVFVTFSKALHQVDGEVVVFFVMAIAAAEAAIGLAIVIAIHRLKKTSYVDEMNLMKW from the coding sequence ATGAACCTTTGGATTTCCGGAATTCCTGTGGAATATTTTTTAACCCTCGCGATGATCATCTTTACGATCGGAGTCGCCGGCGTGATGGTAAGAAGAAGCGCGGTCCTTATTTTTATGTCCGTGGAATTGATCTTAAACTCGGTGAATCTCGTTTTCGTCACCTTCTCCAAAGCCCTCCACCAAGTGGACGGAGAAGTTGTGGTCTTCTTTGTGATGGCGATCGCCGCGGCGGAAGCCGCGATCGGACTTGCGATTGTGATCGCGATTCATAGGCTCAAAAAGACAAGCTACGTAGACGAAATGAATCTGAT
- a CDS encoding NADH-quinone oxidoreductase subunit B yields MGLSDLSKAPGQALGDMIQLGNVESVIQWGRSYSLWPYPFATACCGIEYMSTSCSDYDIARFGAERPSFSPRQADMILVLGTITYKMAPVLRQIYDQMAEPKFVISVGACASSGGMFNTYGVLQGVDRILPVDVYVPGCPPRPEAILDALVKLQQKLKTQGLEERRQEVMHKIQELNERNKPLVVR; encoded by the coding sequence ATGGGATTGAGTGATCTTAGCAAGGCTCCGGGCCAAGCCCTGGGCGACATGATTCAACTCGGAAACGTTGAATCCGTGATTCAATGGGGAAGAAGTTATTCCCTTTGGCCGTATCCTTTCGCGACGGCTTGTTGCGGCATCGAATATATGAGCACATCCTGTTCCGATTACGACATCGCTCGTTTCGGTGCGGAACGCCCTTCGTTCTCACCTCGTCAAGCGGACATGATTCTCGTTCTTGGAACCATCACCTATAAGATGGCTCCAGTGCTTCGTCAGATCTACGATCAAATGGCCGAGCCGAAATTTGTGATCAGCGTAGGAGCTTGCGCTTCTTCGGGGGGAATGTTCAACACGTACGGAGTTCTGCAAGGTGTGGATCGAATTCTTCCCGTCGACGTTTATGTTCCTGGTTGTCCTCCTCGTCCGGAAGCGATCTTGGACGCGCTTGTGAAATTACAGCAGAAGTTGAAAACTCAGGGGCTGGAAGAAAGACGTCAGGAAGTGATGCATAAAATCCAGGAATTGAACGAAAGAAATAAACCCCTGGTTGTAAGATGA
- the nuoF gene encoding NADH-quinone oxidoreductase subunit NuoF → MAEMKILTKYIDNPKSTELEFYESVHGYDGLKKALQMKPDDIIAEVKKSGLRGRGGAGFPTGLKWSFIPKDIPKPKYIICNADEGEPGTFKDRKLIENLPHQIIEGMIIGARAINSNKGFFYIRGEFQKGARAMQKAIDEAYTKGYLGKNILGSGFDFDLVLYEGAGAYICGEETALINSLEGRRGHPRLKPPFPAVSGLYRSPTVVNNVETFSAIPHILDKGADWYSKIGTEKSPGTRLFSVSGHVKRPGVYEIELGTPLLELVNDLCGGIVDDKPLKAIIPGGSSVPILTAEECKTANMDFESMAAHKTMLGSGAVIVLAEGTDIVETTFRFARFYAHESCGQCTPCREGTHWVRDILSKIRDGEGTTQDIDLILSLSRNMEGGTTICPLSDACVGAVRPALQKFRSEFDARLKVKPEPVTEPRRRKEDKALL, encoded by the coding sequence ATGGCAGAAATGAAAATTCTTACGAAATACATCGATAACCCCAAGTCCACAGAACTTGAGTTTTACGAATCGGTTCACGGTTACGACGGTTTAAAAAAAGCGCTTCAGATGAAACCCGACGATATCATCGCCGAGGTGAAAAAATCCGGACTCAGAGGACGGGGAGGCGCGGGCTTTCCGACCGGACTGAAATGGTCCTTTATCCCGAAGGATATTCCAAAACCGAAATATATCATCTGCAACGCGGACGAAGGCGAGCCCGGTACATTCAAAGATCGTAAACTGATTGAGAACCTTCCTCACCAGATCATCGAAGGGATGATCATCGGCGCAAGAGCGATCAACTCGAACAAGGGATTCTTCTACATTCGTGGAGAATTTCAGAAAGGCGCAAGAGCGATGCAGAAGGCGATCGACGAAGCCTATACAAAAGGGTATCTCGGTAAGAATATCTTAGGTTCGGGCTTTGACTTTGATCTCGTCCTCTACGAAGGTGCGGGCGCTTACATCTGCGGAGAAGAAACCGCACTCATCAATTCCCTGGAAGGAAGAAGAGGTCATCCAAGATTGAAACCTCCGTTTCCTGCGGTTTCCGGTTTGTATCGTTCCCCCACCGTGGTGAATAACGTGGAAACCTTTTCCGCGATTCCTCATATCCTGGACAAAGGTGCGGATTGGTATTCCAAGATCGGGACCGAAAAATCTCCGGGAACAAGACTCTTCAGCGTTTCGGGTCACGTAAAAAGACCGGGCGTCTACGAAATCGAATTAGGAACTCCTTTATTAGAACTTGTGAATGATCTCTGCGGTGGAATCGTCGACGATAAACCTCTGAAGGCGATCATACCCGGAGGTTCTTCCGTTCCGATTTTAACGGCGGAAGAATGTAAAACCGCAAACATGGATTTCGAATCGATGGCCGCTCACAAAACCATGCTCGGCTCGGGTGCGGTGATCGTACTCGCGGAAGGAACCGACATCGTAGAAACCACGTTTCGTTTCGCAAGATTCTACGCGCACGAATCCTGCGGTCAGTGTACTCCTTGTAGAGAAGGAACCCATTGGGTTCGGGACATTCTTTCCAAAATTCGAGACGGGGAAGGGACAACTCAGGATATCGATCTGATTCTTTCTTTATCTCGTAACATGGAGGGTGGAACTACGATTTGTCCTCTTTCCGACGCTTGTGTCGGGGCGGTTCGTCCGGCTCTTCAGAAATTCCGTTCCGAGTTTGACGCAAGACTCAAAGTAAAACCGGAACCCGTGACGGAACCTCGTAGACGCAAGGAGGATAAGGCTCTTCTATGA
- a CDS encoding NADH-quinone oxidoreductase subunit C produces MKEAVESFLKDKFPHFLDKQESVVSNVPVFFLKPEGLVPVLTALKNDPTLYYNFLNDLTAIDWLGKKEPRFEVCYLLRSANKSSSRIQIKVRVEEGESVPSIVSVFKGANWPEREVYDLFGIPFANHPNLDRILMPDNFQGHPLRKDFPLEGFGQDYLIEDLLQMHISEDITKEGGK; encoded by the coding sequence ATGAAAGAAGCAGTAGAAAGTTTCCTCAAAGATAAATTCCCTCACTTCTTGGACAAACAAGAATCCGTCGTTTCCAATGTTCCCGTTTTTTTTCTAAAACCGGAAGGTTTGGTTCCGGTTTTAACGGCGCTCAAAAACGATCCAACACTCTATTATAATTTTCTAAACGATCTTACCGCGATCGATTGGCTCGGAAAAAAAGAACCCCGTTTCGAGGTCTGTTATCTGCTCCGTTCTGCGAACAAGTCGTCGAGTAGAATCCAGATCAAGGTCCGAGTAGAAGAGGGAGAATCGGTTCCGAGTATCGTCTCCGTTTTTAAAGGCGCCAACTGGCCGGAAAGGGAAGTGTATGACCTTTTCGGAATTCCCTTTGCCAATCATCCAAACTTGGATCGGATCTTGATGCCGGATAACTTCCAGGGCCATCCACTCCGTAAAGATTTTCCGCTCGAAGGGTTCGGTCAGGATTATCTCATCGAAGATCTTCTCCAAATGCATATCTCCGAAGACATCACAAAGGAAGGAGGAAAGTAA
- the nuoH gene encoding NADH-quinone oxidoreductase subunit NuoH translates to MNWNEILFWLLKSGLFFFILITACAYYTLAERRVAGFIQDRKGPNRAGIFGLLQPLADGIKFLTKEEVFPLNVNRVMYLIAPGISMTCAIMAWSVVPLGGQIPLPGFLQNATGLQFLDLQVANPDTGILFLFAISSLAVYGIIIAGWASNNKYSLLGGIRATAQMISYELPLSMSVASIVIITGSLKLTDISASQAGLWNIFKLPGFIAFFLFVVAMFAETNRLPFDLAEAESELVVGFHTEYGAFKFALFFIAEYMNMITMSCVVTLLFFGGYQVPFGILDGHVLQPLFGLFFFLGKVLFFTFLFLWVRWTLPRFRYDQLMSLGWKKLIPWAILNIVIASIYIQF, encoded by the coding sequence ATGAATTGGAACGAAATCCTATTTTGGCTCTTAAAGAGCGGTCTTTTCTTTTTTATCCTGATCACCGCCTGCGCCTATTACACTCTCGCCGAAAGACGGGTCGCGGGTTTTATTCAGGACCGCAAAGGACCCAATCGTGCGGGAATCTTCGGACTTCTCCAACCCCTTGCGGATGGAATCAAGTTTCTTACCAAAGAAGAAGTGTTCCCTCTGAACGTAAATCGTGTGATGTATCTCATCGCTCCGGGAATTTCGATGACCTGCGCCATCATGGCTTGGTCGGTCGTACCTTTGGGTGGTCAGATTCCTCTTCCCGGATTTTTGCAGAACGCGACCGGTCTTCAGTTTTTGGATCTGCAAGTTGCGAACCCCGATACGGGGATTCTTTTTTTGTTTGCGATCTCCTCTCTCGCTGTGTATGGAATCATCATCGCGGGTTGGGCGAGTAACAACAAATATTCCTTGTTAGGCGGGATTCGTGCGACGGCTCAGATGATCAGTTACGAACTTCCTCTTTCGATGAGCGTCGCTTCCATTGTGATCATCACCGGTTCCTTGAAACTTACCGATATCAGCGCCTCTCAGGCGGGTCTCTGGAATATTTTCAAACTTCCCGGTTTTATTGCGTTTTTCCTTTTTGTAGTCGCGATGTTTGCGGAAACCAATCGTCTTCCTTTCGATTTGGCGGAAGCAGAATCGGAACTCGTCGTCGGTTTTCACACGGAATACGGCGCGTTTAAGTTCGCGTTATTCTTCATCGCGGAATACATGAACATGATCACGATGAGTTGTGTGGTGACCTTGCTTTTTTTCGGCGGTTATCAGGTTCCTTTTGGGATTTTGGACGGTCACGTTTTACAACCTCTTTTCGGACTCTTTTTCTTTTTGGGAAAGGTTCTCTTTTTTACGTTTTTGTTTCTCTGGGTGAGATGGACGCTTCCTCGTTTTCGTTACGACCAACTCATGTCTCTCGGTTGGAAAAAGCTGATTCCTTGGGCGATTTTGAACATCGTCATCGCAAGCATCTATATACAATTTTAA
- a CDS encoding NADH-quinone oxidoreductase subunit A, protein MDSAPEHLGPLLIQFLLGVGFSALILTLAILIGPKKKSKPQDTFECGVQYYGDARGLFNIKFYLVAVLFILFDIEAVFLFPYAVNLIGFKNAGIGFFLIFEMFVFVLTLVVGLYYIWKKGALEWD, encoded by the coding sequence ATGGATAGCGCTCCCGAGCACCTTGGCCCTTTATTAATTCAATTCTTACTCGGAGTTGGTTTCTCCGCTCTGATTCTTACCCTTGCCATACTCATTGGCCCCAAAAAGAAGTCCAAGCCGCAAGACACGTTCGAATGTGGTGTGCAGTACTACGGGGATGCGAGAGGTCTTTTTAATATTAAGTTTTATCTTGTAGCCGTTCTTTTTATTTTGTTCGATATTGAGGCCGTCTTCCTTTTTCCTTATGCAGTCAATTTGATCGGATTTAAGAACGCGGGAATCGGTTTTTTTCTCATCTTCGAGATGTTTGTGTTTGTCCTCACCTTAGTCGTAGGCTTATACTATATCTGGAAGAAAGGAGCACTGGAATGGGATTGA
- the nuoE gene encoding NADH-quinone oxidoreductase subunit NuoE produces the protein MSYKFSEESEKRFQKMLEVFPEKRSLILPCLYILQRENGFVDQDGMNYIAERLGDPISLAQVYGVATFYTLYNKKPVGKYHIQICGTSSCYLQGNDGIEKHLCDRLGIHLGQTTPDGKFTLEEVECLGACGYSPMVQINDDFYEQLTPEKVDQILKSLN, from the coding sequence ATGAGTTACAAATTCAGTGAAGAATCCGAAAAAAGATTTCAGAAGATGCTGGAAGTGTTTCCGGAAAAGCGCTCTCTCATTCTCCCTTGTTTGTACATTCTCCAGAGGGAAAACGGTTTTGTGGATCAGGACGGGATGAACTACATCGCGGAGCGTCTCGGAGATCCGATATCTCTCGCGCAGGTGTACGGAGTGGCTACGTTTTATACTCTCTATAATAAGAAGCCCGTTGGAAAGTATCATATCCAGATCTGCGGAACCTCGAGTTGTTATCTCCAAGGAAACGACGGGATCGAAAAACATCTCTGCGATCGTTTGGGAATTCATCTCGGACAAACGACCCCGGACGGAAAGTTTACCTTGGAAGAAGTGGAATGTCTCGGCGCCTGCGGTTATTCTCCGATGGTGCAAATCAACGACGATTTTTACGAACAACTGACTCCTGAAAAGGTGGATCAGATTCTAAAAAGTCTGAACTGA
- a CDS encoding NADH-quinone oxidoreductase subunit D, producing MMYEKTAQHFGQKFANLPEGHLLVNLGPSHPATHGILQNVIQLDGERIVEAESVIGYVHRCFEKLGERYTYNQFLVCTDRMNYVSTPLNNIGWILAVEKMMQIEVPDRATYVRMIISELSRIMDHIICSGILGVDLGAFSGLLHLFHHRENIYQVIEKLTGARLTTTFCRIGGLERDIYPDFVKEVKMVCKGLKPAIEEFNSLLLKNKIFLGRTDGVGGISAENAIAYGYSGPNLRAAGVDWDVRKDEPYMLYDKVDFDIPVGEDGSVLHRTLVRMEEMRQSIRIIEQLVDGIPEGTWHANLPHAYLPEKNKVYNNMEELIYHFKIIMHGVKVPPGEYYMGTEAANGELGYYIVSEGEKSPWRVHVRRPCFWFYQSYAELVKGGLLADSVATMSSLNVIAGELDC from the coding sequence ATGATGTACGAAAAAACGGCCCAACATTTCGGACAGAAGTTTGCCAATCTTCCGGAAGGTCATCTCCTCGTAAACTTAGGTCCTTCTCACCCCGCGACGCACGGAATTCTTCAGAACGTGATTCAACTCGACGGCGAAAGAATCGTGGAAGCGGAATCGGTCATCGGTTACGTGCACCGTTGTTTCGAAAAATTAGGAGAACGTTATACTTACAATCAGTTCCTGGTCTGCACGGATCGGATGAACTACGTTTCCACTCCTCTGAACAATATCGGTTGGATTCTCGCTGTGGAAAAGATGATGCAGATCGAGGTTCCGGATCGTGCGACGTATGTGAGAATGATCATCTCCGAACTTTCCAGAATCATGGATCATATCATCTGTTCCGGAATTTTGGGAGTGGACTTGGGAGCTTTTTCGGGGCTTTTGCATCTCTTTCACCATCGGGAAAATATCTATCAGGTGATCGAAAAACTCACCGGAGCCAGGCTGACGACTACATTTTGTAGAATCGGCGGTTTGGAAAGGGACATCTATCCCGATTTCGTAAAAGAAGTAAAGATGGTCTGCAAAGGACTCAAACCCGCGATCGAAGAATTCAACAGCCTTCTTTTAAAGAATAAAATCTTTCTGGGACGCACGGATGGAGTCGGCGGGATTTCCGCGGAAAACGCAATCGCTTACGGTTATTCGGGACCGAATCTCCGCGCCGCCGGCGTCGATTGGGACGTTCGAAAAGACGAACCGTATATGTTGTATGATAAAGTCGATTTCGACATTCCGGTCGGCGAGGACGGTTCCGTTCTTCATAGAACCTTGGTTCGTATGGAAGAGATGCGTCAGTCGATTCGTATCATCGAACAGTTGGTAGACGGGATTCCGGAAGGAACCTGGCACGCGAATCTTCCGCACGCTTATCTTCCCGAAAAGAACAAAGTCTACAACAACATGGAAGAATTGATCTATCACTTCAAAATCATCATGCACGGAGTCAAGGTCCCTCCGGGAGAATACTATATGGGGACCGAAGCCGCCAACGGAGAACTCGGTTACTACATCGTCTCCGAAGGCGAAAAATCTCCTTGGAGAGTCCACGTTAGACGTCCTTGTTTCTGGTTTTATCAATCCTACGCCGAACTCGTAAAAGGCGGTTTGCTCGCGGATTCCGTCGCTACGATGAGTTCTCTGAACGTGATCGCCGGGGAGTTGGACTGCTGA
- a CDS encoding NADH-quinone oxidoreductase subunit J family protein produces the protein MILSSLGVIFHPNAITAAVLLVLSFFSLAAIYAVMNAIFIATMQLLVYAGAIMVLVVFVLMLLSLRDDAPQFFIFEKPVKKLLYLTLVAFLGVLLITAVHDGIPSRTSERIGYLSNSNVEYSFDIPKGGNTANGVGSTSSGNTAVVGTAMFLRYLLPFELISILLLAAVLGAVVLGKKNLANKGLEGEKP, from the coding sequence ATGATTCTCAGTTCTCTGGGAGTGATCTTTCACCCAAACGCGATCACCGCCGCCGTTCTTCTCGTATTGAGTTTTTTTTCTCTCGCGGCTATTTACGCGGTGATGAACGCGATTTTTATCGCGACGATGCAACTTCTCGTGTATGCGGGTGCGATCATGGTTTTAGTCGTCTTCGTTTTGATGCTTCTTTCTCTCAGGGACGACGCCCCTCAGTTTTTTATCTTTGAAAAACCGGTGAAAAAACTTTTGTATCTGACCCTCGTCGCCTTTTTGGGAGTTCTTTTGATTACCGCCGTACACGACGGAATTCCTTCGCGAACTTCGGAAAGAATCGGCTATCTCTCCAACAGCAATGTTGAATATTCTTTCGATATTCCCAAGGGCGGAAACACAGCGAACGGAGTCGGCTCTACTTCGTCCGGAAATACCGCAGTGGTCGGAACCGCAATGTTTCTCCGTTATCTGCTTCCTTTCGAATTGATTTCCATTCTTCTTCTCGCCGCGGTCCTTGGAGCAGTCGTACTTGGAAAAAAGAATCTCGCCAACAAGGGATTGGAAGGAGAAAAACCATGA